From a single Hymenobacter sp. YIM 151500-1 genomic region:
- a CDS encoding DUF1573 domain-containing protein, with the protein MKHLLSFLLALLVAGAAHAQGVLTFEKELHEFGSVPEGTMATYEFKFKNTGNQPVVIANVQASCGCTTPDWTKTPVLPGKIGIVKAVYSSAGRPGIFNKTITVTSNAATPSTVLTIKGNVLTKEEMKSKLTPQQLAQSPRLTLDRTTHDFGKLEMGQSATARFTVKNTGKQPLVLGTITSSCYCVGYKQAPAPIQPGQSAVLELVYADRKLGQLQEPVTISSNDLTGDAKLTLKANIVKDLNAASMVKESGASVPFK; encoded by the coding sequence ATGAAACATCTACTTTCCTTCCTGCTGGCCCTGCTGGTGGCGGGCGCCGCCCACGCTCAAGGCGTGCTGACCTTCGAGAAAGAGCTGCACGAGTTCGGCAGCGTGCCCGAGGGCACCATGGCTACGTACGAGTTCAAGTTCAAGAACACCGGCAACCAGCCCGTCGTCATTGCCAACGTGCAGGCCAGCTGCGGCTGCACCACCCCCGACTGGACCAAGACGCCGGTACTGCCGGGCAAAATCGGCATCGTGAAGGCCGTGTACAGCAGTGCCGGCCGGCCGGGCATCTTCAACAAAACCATTACCGTGACCAGCAACGCCGCCACGCCCAGCACGGTGCTCACCATCAAAGGCAACGTGCTGACCAAGGAGGAGATGAAGAGCAAGCTCACGCCCCAGCAGCTGGCCCAGTCGCCCCGCCTGACGCTGGACCGCACCACCCACGACTTCGGTAAGCTGGAAATGGGGCAGTCGGCCACGGCACGGTTTACGGTGAAGAATACCGGCAAGCAGCCCCTGGTGCTGGGCACTATTACCTCGTCGTGCTACTGCGTGGGCTACAAGCAGGCTCCGGCACCTATTCAGCCGGGCCAGAGCGCCGTGCTGGAGCTGGTGTACGCCGACCGGAAGCTGGGCCAGCTCCAGGAGCCCGTTACCATCAGCAGCAACGACCTCACCGGCGACGCCAAGCTCACCCTGAAGGCAAACATTGTGAAGGACCTGAATGCCGCCAGCATGGTGAAAGAAAGCGGCGCCTCGGTGCCGTTTAAGTAA